The genomic window AAGTCGGCGATCACCGCCTGCCACACCGCACCGAAGCCGCGTGCGGCGGTGACGATGCGCACCGCCATCGCCCCGTCCAGCGCAGCGGGTTCCAGCAGGATTTCCAGATTGCCCGAGGCCAGCACACCGACCAGCACCGCATCGCGCGGGAAGTGCACCGGGGTACTGCCGTCGAATCGATACTCGAGGGTTTCCATGGTCTGCCCCTTACCAGTTGCGGAAGCGCTTGGGTGGGTCATACAGGCCGCCCGACCAGCGCACCAGGTCCTTCACCGAACGTGCGGCCAGCAGATCGCGGCTGGCGTCGCGCACGTTGATGCCCAGATCCTGCGGACGCCGGATCACGCCGCGGTCGCGCAGGTTCTCCACCATGGCGCGGTCGCGCCCGAGGCCGACGGCGGTGTAGCCGGACACGCCGCGGATCGCCTGCTCGCGCTCTTCCGGCGTGCGGCACAGCAGCAGGTTGGCAATGCCTTCTTCGGTCAGCACGTGGCTGACGTCATCGCCGTAGATCATCACCGGCGGCAAGGGCATGCCGGCGCGCTCGGCCAGCGCCCACGCATCCAGGCGCTCGACGAAGGCCGGGGCCATGTGTTCGCGGAAGGTTTCCACCATCTGCACCACCAGCTTGCGTCCGCGCGGCATCTCGCCCGGGCGCGCGGCCTGCTGGCCGGCCTTGATCCAGGCGTCGCTGGCATGGCGGCGGCCGCGGGCATCGGAGCCCATGTTGGGCGCGCCGCCGAAGCCGGCGATGCGGTCGCGGGTTGCGGTGGAGCTGTTGCCCTGCAGATCGATCTGCAGCGTGGAGCCGATGAACATGTCGCAGGCATACAGGCCGGCGGTCTGTGAGAACGCGCGGTTGGAGCGCATCGAGCCGTCCGCACCGGTGAAGAACACATCGCCGCGCGCGGCGATGTACTGCTCCATGCCCAGTTCCGAACCGAACGAATGCACCGATTTCACGAAGCCCGATTCGATGGCGGGAATCAGCGCCGGGTGCGGGTTCAGCGCCCAGTGCTGGC from Stenotrophomonas sp. 704A1 includes these protein-coding regions:
- the mdcC gene encoding malonate decarboxylase acyl carrier protein codes for the protein METLEYRFDGSTPVHFPRDAVLVGVLASGNLEILLEPAALDGAMAVRIVTAARGFGAVWQAVIADFAQRHPLRDVQVSINDAGATPAVVSLRLDQAVETLRAEGPR